In Devosia sp. XK-2, one DNA window encodes the following:
- the nusB gene encoding transcription antitermination factor NusB, with protein MTDHPKRDPGASRPANQRGAARLAAVQALYQMDIGRATLEDTLAQFGAFRLGREVEGDQYLPADADFFRQIVTGVAKHQLEIDPSVDKALAEGWPIERVDATLRAILRAAAFELLRRKDIPPRVVISEYVDVARAFYEDDASGLVNAALDSIARSAGAEMN; from the coding sequence ATGACCGACCACCCCAAACGTGATCCCGGCGCCTCGCGCCCAGCCAATCAGCGCGGCGCCGCCCGTCTTGCCGCCGTCCAGGCGCTCTATCAGATGGATATCGGCCGGGCGACGCTCGAGGATACGCTGGCCCAGTTCGGCGCGTTCCGCCTGGGCCGCGAGGTTGAGGGGGATCAATATCTGCCCGCCGATGCCGACTTTTTCCGCCAGATCGTCACCGGCGTGGCCAAACACCAGCTCGAAATCGACCCTTCGGTCGATAAGGCGCTGGCCGAGGGCTGGCCGATTGAGCGCGTCGACGCAACCTTGCGCGCCATCCTGCGCGCCGCCGCCTTCGAATTGCTGCGCCGCAAGGATATTCCACCCCGCGTGGTCATCTCCGAATATGTCGATGTCGCCCGCGCCTTTTACGAGGACGACGCCTCCGGCCTGGTCAATGCGGCGCTCGACTCTATCGCCCGCTCCGCCGGCGCAGAGATGAACTGA
- a CDS encoding MFS transporter, producing the protein MTDSRRQSIRNIGLLSVVQALGGSNSSIIMSVAALAAVNLAPDPAAATLPVTAMIVGLALATSSATLTIYRLGRTRGLMLGASIGIPASLLATAAVIMGNFYLFAAGLFLVGVSGAFMQQVRFAAADSVAPDLKSQAISWVMFGGVAAGFFGPQLSALTRTWIEGAEYAASFLVIAVLSLTSVLVLSATRLAPTHAPGPAGDKGRPLSVLLRQPEIILPMLGAALSYALMTLIMVAAPLAMVHLCGHSPNEAAGAIQWHVVAMFAPSFVTGAIIKRIGANLVTAIGLLLIIACAVIALNGITVAHFTATLILLGLGWNFGFIGSTAMLATSYRPQEAGRVQAVNEQVVFGASAIASLSSGLLLQLLGWQAINILAIPVATLTILLLGFGAMRQARA; encoded by the coding sequence ATGACAGACAGCCGCCGCCAATCGATCCGCAATATCGGACTGCTTTCCGTCGTGCAGGCGCTGGGCGGGTCGAACTCGTCCATCATCATGTCTGTGGCGGCCCTGGCCGCTGTCAACCTGGCGCCCGATCCCGCCGCCGCCACCCTGCCGGTCACGGCCATGATCGTCGGTCTGGCGCTGGCGACTTCCTCGGCCACGCTAACCATCTATCGCCTTGGGCGCACCCGCGGCCTGATGTTGGGCGCATCTATCGGCATTCCCGCCTCTTTGCTGGCAACAGCGGCCGTGATTATGGGAAACTTTTATCTCTTTGCAGCAGGGCTTTTCCTGGTTGGTGTGTCGGGTGCCTTCATGCAGCAGGTGCGCTTTGCCGCCGCCGATAGCGTCGCCCCCGATCTCAAGAGCCAGGCCATTTCCTGGGTCATGTTCGGTGGCGTGGCGGCCGGCTTTTTCGGCCCGCAGCTCAGCGCGCTCACCCGAACCTGGATCGAGGGCGCCGAATATGCCGCCAGTTTCCTGGTGATCGCCGTGCTCTCGCTCACCTCCGTGCTGGTCCTGTCCGCAACCCGGCTGGCGCCAACCCATGCGCCCGGACCGGCCGGCGATAAAGGCCGCCCGCTATCGGTGCTTCTGCGCCAGCCCGAAATTATCCTGCCCATGCTCGGCGCCGCCCTAAGCTACGCGCTGATGACCCTCATCATGGTTGCCGCGCCGCTGGCCATGGTGCATCTGTGCGGTCATTCGCCGAACGAGGCGGCGGGAGCCATCCAGTGGCATGTGGTCGCCATGTTCGCCCCAAGCTTTGTCACCGGCGCCATTATCAAGCGCATTGGCGCCAATCTGGTCACCGCTATCGGCCTGCTTCTGATTATCGCCTGCGCCGTGATAGCGCTCAACGGCATCACCGTCGCCCATTTCACCGCCACGCTGATCCTGCTCGGCCTGGGCTGGAATTTCGGCTTTATCGGCTCCACCGCCATGCTGGCCACCAGCTACCGCCCGCAGGAAGCCGGGCGCGTGCAGGCCGTCAATGAGCAGGTGGTGTTCGGCGCCAGCGCCATTGCCTCGCTGAGCTCGGGTCTGCTGCTGCAATTGCTCGGCTGGCAGGCCATCAACATCCTGGCGATCCCGGTCGCGACCCTGACCATCCTGCTGCTCGGTTTCGGAGCGATGCGCCAGGCCCGCGCATAA
- the bamE gene encoding outer membrane protein assembly factor BamE: MLLRIAKASVAAAVLAVALAGCTSSTSLVSKRTQGYEIPDSALQQIRPGQSQQLVTLVLGSPQSTNTFGDRTAWYYVETKVSQTSFGLTMVEERTVLAIYFDRNKKVIERAVYALEDGKAVNIETRRTPSFGEDATFIDAILSSF, from the coding sequence ATGCTCCTGCGAATTGCGAAAGCCTCCGTTGCCGCGGCCGTTCTGGCCGTTGCGCTCGCCGGCTGCACCAGCAGCACATCGCTGGTCTCCAAGCGGACCCAGGGCTACGAAATTCCGGATTCGGCGCTGCAGCAGATTCGTCCCGGCCAGAGCCAGCAATTGGTGACGCTGGTGCTCGGTTCGCCGCAATCGACCAATACATTTGGTGACCGTACTGCCTGGTACTATGTCGAAACCAAGGTCAGCCAGACCTCGTTCGGCCTGACAATGGTGGAGGAGCGCACCGTTCTTGCGATCTATTTCGACCGCAACAAGAAGGTTATCGAGAGGGCCGTATATGCCCTGGAAGACGGCAAGGCGGTCAATATCGAAACGCGGCGCACCCCCTCGTTCGGCGAGGATGCGACCTTTATCGACGCCATCCTGTCCTCGTTCTGA